One window of bacterium genomic DNA carries:
- a CDS encoding carbamoyltransferase, with protein sequence MTGVVLGISGYYHDSAAALLRDGRILAAAQEERFTRKRHDARFPECAIRYCLDEAGLRLDQVNAVVFYEKPLVKFERLLETYLSFAPRGFASFLKAMPVWLKDKLYLKSVLKMELSRLGELPVKKLPPLFFTEHHRSHAASAFFASPFSEALVLCLDGVGEWTSSSVWLGRGGRLELKRELSFPHSLGLLYSAFTYHTGFKVNSAEYKMMGLAPYGEPHYVDLILEKLIDLKDDGSFRLDMDYFDFATGLRMTSPKFDALFGPARQPESPVTQREMDLARSIQVVTEETVLRILRHAKADYGVDRLCLAGGVALNCVCNGRIVREGLFRDLWIQPAAGDAGGALGAALSYWHEHLDRPRDPSAGDRMAGAYLGPSYSSDQVRLTLDAFGADYEVLAEEALLDRVSDLLGAGKVVGWFQGRMEFGPRALGARSILGDARDSRMQSTMNLKIKQRESFRPFAPAVLAERVSDYFEFHGASPYMLVVAEVRPDKRIPADGKDLFGIDKLRLPRSVVPAVTHVDHSARLQTVHAETNPRFHRLLRRFEAKTGCPMLINTSFNVRGEPIVESPEDAYGCFMGTEMDYLVVENFILSKERQPRQGEAQWRRRFELD encoded by the coding sequence TTGACCGGGGTCGTCCTCGGCATCTCCGGCTATTACCACGACAGCGCCGCCGCCCTTCTTCGGGACGGCCGGATCCTCGCCGCCGCTCAAGAGGAGCGTTTCACCCGCAAGCGCCATGACGCCCGCTTTCCCGAATGTGCGATTCGCTACTGCCTGGATGAAGCCGGCCTCCGCTTAGACCAAGTCAACGCCGTGGTTTTCTACGAAAAGCCGCTGGTCAAGTTCGAGCGCCTGCTCGAAACCTATTTGAGCTTCGCGCCCCGTGGCTTCGCCTCCTTCCTCAAGGCCATGCCGGTTTGGCTGAAGGACAAGCTCTACCTCAAATCGGTCTTGAAAATGGAGCTGAGCCGGCTGGGCGAGCTGCCGGTGAAAAAATTGCCGCCGCTTTTCTTCACCGAGCATCACCGCTCCCACGCCGCCAGCGCCTTCTTCGCCAGCCCTTTTTCGGAGGCCCTGGTGCTTTGCTTGGACGGGGTCGGCGAGTGGACTTCCTCATCGGTCTGGCTGGGCAGGGGCGGGCGGCTCGAGCTGAAGCGGGAGCTGAGCTTTCCCCATTCGCTGGGCTTGCTTTACTCGGCCTTCACCTACCACACCGGCTTCAAGGTGAACTCGGCCGAATACAAGATGATGGGCCTCGCGCCCTACGGCGAGCCCCATTACGTCGATCTCATCCTCGAGAAACTGATCGACCTGAAAGACGACGGTAGCTTTCGCCTCGACATGGATTATTTCGATTTCGCCACCGGCCTCCGGATGACCAGCCCGAAATTCGACGCCTTGTTCGGGCCGGCCCGCCAGCCCGAGTCGCCGGTGACCCAGCGGGAGATGGACCTGGCCCGCTCGATCCAGGTGGTCACCGAGGAGACGGTGCTGCGGATCTTGCGCCATGCCAAGGCCGACTACGGAGTGGACCGGCTCTGCTTGGCCGGCGGCGTCGCCCTCAATTGCGTCTGCAATGGCCGGATCGTCCGCGAAGGGCTGTTCCGGGACCTCTGGATTCAGCCGGCGGCCGGCGATGCCGGCGGGGCCCTCGGCGCCGCGCTTTCTTATTGGCATGAGCATCTCGATCGGCCCCGCGATCCCTCGGCCGGCGATCGGATGGCCGGCGCTTATTTGGGGCCGAGCTATTCGTCCGATCAAGTGCGCCTGACTCTGGATGCCTTCGGCGCCGACTATGAAGTCCTCGCCGAGGAGGCGCTGCTCGACCGGGTTTCGGATTTGCTCGGTGCCGGGAAGGTGGTGGGTTGGTTTCAAGGCCGGATGGAATTCGGCCCCCGGGCCTTGGGCGCCCGCTCCATCCTGGGCGACGCCCGCGATTCCCGGATGCAGTCGACGATGAACCTCAAGATCAAGCAGCGCGAGTCTTTCCGTCCCTTCGCGCCGGCGGTGCTGGCCGAGCGGGTGAGCGACTATTTCGAATTCCACGGCGCCAGCCCCTATATGCTGGTGGTCGCCGAGGTCCGGCCCGACAAGCGAATCCCGGCCGACGGCAAGGATCTCTTCGGGATCGACAAGCTCCGCCTTCCGCGCTCGGTGGTGCCGGCGGTCACCCACGTCGACCACTCGGCCCGGCTCCAGACGGTCCATGCCGAAACCAACCCGCGCTTTCACCGGCTCTTGCGGCGCTTCGAGGCCAAGACCGGCTGTCCGATGCTGATCAACACCTCCTTCAACGTCCGGGGCGAGCCGATCGTCGAAAGCCCCGAGGACGCCTACGGTTGCTTCATGGGCACCGAGATGGATTACCTGGTCGTCGAGAATTTCATCCTCAGCAAGGAAAGGCAGCCGCGTCAGGGCGAGGCCCAATGGCGGCGCCGCTTCGAATTGGACTGA
- a CDS encoding cobalamin B12-binding domain-containing protein, protein MASERKLRILVGKPGLDGHDRGAKVIARAFRDAGFEVIYTGLHQTPEMIVNTAIQEDVDAVSLSILSGAHNYVFPEVIRLMKEKGMKDVLVFGGGIVPDDDIQELKKQGVAEIFTPGSSTQEIIDWVKSNVKAKSESL, encoded by the coding sequence ATGGCTTCCGAAAGAAAACTTCGCATTCTCGTCGGCAAACCCGGTCTCGATGGCCACGACCGGGGCGCCAAGGTCATCGCCCGGGCCTTCCGCGACGCCGGCTTCGAGGTCATCTATACCGGCCTCCACCAGACCCCCGAGATGATCGTCAACACCGCCATCCAGGAAGACGTCGATGCGGTCAGCCTGTCGATCCTTTCCGGCGCCCATAACTACGTCTTCCCCGAGGTCATCCGCCTGATGAAGGAGAAGGGCATGAAGGACGTCCTGGTCTTCGGCGGCGGCATCGTGCCGGACGACGACATTCAAGAGCTCAAGAAGCAAGGCGTGGCCGAGATTTTCACGCCCGGATCCTCGACCCAGGAGATCATCGATTGGGTGAAGAGCAACGTCAAAGCCAAGAGCGAGAGCCTTTGA
- a CDS encoding methyltransferase: MPPSDKTDFIPLDQPKKGYRYGIDSLLLARFAELGPEDRICDLGSGVGVLALWALTKRGARHAVAVEVQEPLARLALQNAAKLGVKDKLEVFTENWKRVKKILKPHSFQVVLSNPPYRRAESGKVPPDRSKAICKHEIEGAMSDLIDAGAYLMKPAGRFCLMYPPIRLEELILELSRRKLKVARMAYIHPYRDRPATLVMVEAVRSKTRELKVEAPIVVYRDADHYMPEIEAWVGPKRRV; encoded by the coding sequence ATGCCGCCGTCAGATAAAACCGATTTTATCCCCCTTGACCAGCCCAAAAAAGGCTATCGCTACGGCATCGATTCGCTGCTTCTGGCCCGCTTCGCCGAGCTCGGTCCCGAGGACCGGATCTGCGATCTGGGCTCGGGGGTCGGCGTGCTGGCCCTTTGGGCCCTGACCAAGCGGGGAGCCCGCCACGCGGTGGCGGTGGAAGTCCAAGAGCCGCTGGCCCGGCTGGCCTTGCAAAATGCCGCCAAGCTTGGCGTGAAGGACAAGCTTGAGGTCTTCACCGAGAACTGGAAGCGGGTGAAGAAAATCCTGAAGCCCCACAGCTTCCAGGTGGTTTTGAGCAATCCGCCCTATCGCCGGGCCGAAAGCGGCAAGGTTCCGCCGGACCGCTCCAAGGCGATCTGCAAGCATGAGATCGAGGGCGCCATGTCCGACTTAATCGACGCCGGCGCTTATTTAATGAAGCCCGCGGGCCGTTTCTGCCTGATGTACCCGCCGATCCGGCTGGAGGAGTTGATCTTGGAGCTGAGCCGGCGCAAGCTCAAGGTGGCTCGGATGGCTTATATCCATCCTTACCGCGACCGGCCGGCGACCCTGGTGATGGTCGAAGCGGTCCGCTCCAAGACCCGGGAGCTCAAGGTCGAGGCGCCGATCGTCGTTTATCGCGATGCCGACCATTATATGCCCGAAATCGAGGCCTGGGTCGGTCCCAAGCGGCGGGTTTGA
- a CDS encoding metallopeptidase family protein — MLSEEEFEAVVDEALDELPPDLSEKIHNVDIFIEDYPSREIQEEMGVSRRGLLGFYTGIPQNHRGAYYGNVLPDRIYLYKKNLESVCHSREELKDQIRRTVLHEIGHYFGIDDKRLRELGY; from the coding sequence ATGCTCAGCGAAGAGGAGTTCGAGGCGGTGGTCGACGAGGCCTTGGACGAGCTGCCGCCCGATCTGTCGGAGAAGATCCACAACGTCGACATTTTTATCGAAGACTACCCCAGCCGCGAGATCCAGGAAGAGATGGGCGTGAGCCGCCGCGGCCTGCTCGGCTTCTACACCGGCATTCCCCAGAATCACCGGGGCGCCTATTACGGCAATGTCCTGCCCGACCGCATCTACCTCTATAAGAAGAATCTCGAGTCGGTCTGCCACAGCCGCGAGGAGCTGAAGGACCAGATCCGCCGCACCGTCCTCCACGAGATCGGACACTACTTCGGCATCGACGACAAGCGGCTGCGGGAGCTGGGGTACTGA
- a CDS encoding DUF1015 domain-containing protein → MTKIEAFPGLRFNPEKAGDLAAVMAPPYDVIDPALQDKLYARSAFNVVRIDLAKEEADLSRYAVAQHTFSTWKQKGILERDAKPSVYLYFQTYSLPDGRRLTRKGFIARRKVESFAEGGVKPHEQTFPGPKADRLKLMQATNASFSPIFALFPDSKQEVGVQLEALSQAAPDIQIRDDKGDEHRLWQVDDAAAIAKLLGAVHDRPLMIADGHHRYETALAFAEEQKAKLGAAYRGDEPFNYVMMYLCALEDPGLVVLPTHRVLDQRPDVEPALFSKLVSEYAKIKTFAAAEAEAAIAHLEDEGEREHALGWVHDGKIEILTFDAEKLLKSESLNHLHFAIRDLDVTILHDLVMAELLGVSKGAQKEYGNIHYVKDGKEAIALAESKQTFGFLMNATKLKQIEAAIDIGEKMPQKSTFFYPKPLTGLVLYDFA, encoded by the coding sequence ATGACCAAGATTGAAGCTTTTCCAGGACTTCGTTTCAACCCCGAGAAGGCGGGCGATTTGGCCGCTGTCATGGCGCCGCCCTACGACGTCATCGATCCAGCCTTGCAGGACAAGCTTTACGCCCGTTCCGCCTTCAACGTCGTCCGCATCGACTTGGCCAAGGAAGAGGCCGACTTGAGCCGCTATGCGGTGGCCCAGCATACTTTCTCGACCTGGAAGCAGAAGGGGATCCTGGAGCGCGACGCCAAACCCTCGGTCTATCTTTACTTCCAAACTTACTCGCTGCCCGACGGCCGCCGCCTCACCCGTAAGGGCTTCATCGCCCGAAGGAAAGTCGAGAGCTTCGCCGAGGGCGGCGTAAAGCCCCACGAGCAGACCTTTCCCGGCCCCAAGGCCGACCGGCTCAAGCTGATGCAGGCCACCAATGCCAGCTTCTCGCCGATCTTCGCGCTTTTCCCGGATTCGAAGCAGGAGGTCGGCGTCCAGCTCGAGGCCTTGAGCCAGGCTGCGCCCGACATTCAGATCCGCGACGACAAGGGCGACGAGCACCGGCTGTGGCAGGTCGACGATGCGGCCGCCATCGCCAAGCTGCTGGGCGCGGTCCATGACCGGCCCCTGATGATCGCCGACGGCCATCATCGCTACGAGACCGCCCTGGCCTTCGCCGAGGAGCAGAAGGCCAAGCTCGGCGCGGCCTATCGCGGCGACGAGCCCTTCAATTATGTGATGATGTATCTCTGCGCCTTGGAAGATCCGGGCCTGGTGGTCCTGCCGACCCACCGGGTGCTGGATCAGCGGCCCGACGTCGAGCCGGCGCTGTTTTCGAAGCTGGTTTCGGAATACGCCAAGATCAAGACCTTCGCCGCCGCCGAGGCCGAGGCGGCCATCGCTCATTTGGAGGACGAAGGCGAGCGCGAGCATGCCCTGGGCTGGGTCCACGACGGCAAGATCGAGATCCTGACCTTCGACGCCGAAAAGCTCCTGAAGAGCGAGTCGCTGAACCATCTCCACTTCGCGATCCGCGACCTCGACGTCACCATTCTTCACGACCTGGTGATGGCCGAGCTGCTCGGCGTTTCCAAGGGAGCCCAGAAAGAATATGGCAACATCCACTACGTGAAGGATGGGAAGGAAGCGATCGCCTTGGCCGAGTCGAAGCAGACCTTCGGCTTCCTGATGAACGCCACCAAGCTGAAGCAGATCGAAGCGGCCATCGACATCGGCGAGAAGATGCCGCAGAAATCGACCTTCTTCTATCCCAAGCCGCTGACCGGGCTGGTGCTGTATGATTTTGCGTAG